One window of the Larimichthys crocea isolate SSNF unplaced genomic scaffold, L_crocea_2.0 scaffold239, whole genome shotgun sequence genome contains the following:
- the LOC113744836 gene encoding G-protein coupled receptor 4-like has translation MASVGFMVCVALERYLVVAWPLWYRFRRTIKTSVVVCVVVWVFPLVFVLISYFSSVFWVTITVYVIFYLLPFPLLIFFLGGTLKALSASTVPSDEKRRIVGVLVLVLLIYTLLFMPSVIWLLSEEAKKNLTFKILPLIFLWLSPLADLFLYVFMRKGIIDKLLASVCCCRMDSNDISRSSGNDDNIHTVSSV, from the exons ATGGCCAGTGTTGGCTTCATGGTGTGTGTCGCCCTGGAAAG GTATTTGGTCGTCGCCTGGCCACTGTGGTACCGCTTCAGACGAACCATCAAGacctctgtggtggtctgtgtcgTGGTCTGGGTCTTTCCTCTTGTCTTTGTCCTCATTTCAtatttctcctctgtcttttgGGTCACTATAACTGTCTATGTTATCTTCTATCTCCTTCCCTTCCCACTGCTCATATTCTTCCTGGGTGGGACCCTCAAAGCTCTGTCTGCCAGCACTGTCCCCTCTGATGAAAAACGAAGAATTGTGGGAGTTTTGGTTCTGgtgctgcttatttacacactgctgttcatgcCCAGTGTCATCTGGTTACTGTCAGAGGAAGCAAAAAAGAACTTAACCTTTAAAATCCTGCCTCTCATCTTTCTCTGGTTGAGTCCTCTTGCAGACTTATTTCTGTACGTGTTCATGAGGAAAGGGATCATAGACAAGCTtttggcctctgtgtgttgttgcagaatGGACAGCAATGATATCAGCAGATCATCAGGAAATGATgacaacattcacacagtcagctctgtgtag